One region of Miscanthus floridulus cultivar M001 chromosome 19, ASM1932011v1, whole genome shotgun sequence genomic DNA includes:
- the LOC136526131 gene encoding WRKY transcription factor 22-like, producing MEGDLRWCCGSSSNDWDLHAVVRFASCSGGSRVTSPRASDESFSCLPLPPQSQKDELTDAAALQQPRIGPAVDDFCLQQAFFAAPQPRNEAPPQQPPAKPRTSYHNNGVGGPTRSKRKKKKSQVSNKEVKRVPVGASPDPWAWRKYGQKPIKGSPYPRGYYRCSTDKDCRARKQVERCRTDPSTLIVCYTGEHSHPVPLHRNALAGTTRNKPQPAPSTSPADQPPAASPIDTTTTTMLCPSVGVEYKEEEEVNTVAASLLLEDPEMEGEEDVLLFLKPAPDADNGTGRGSAKVMPLSKLHELPLPAMTSSSRTSDGSGAAPAAMNAHEKWEAAAVVAATNWG from the exons ATGGAGGGCGATCTGCGTTGGTGCTGTGGTAGCAGCAGCAACGACTGGGACCTACACGCCGTGGTGCGCTTCGCTAGCTGCAGTGGTGGCAGCCGCGTCACCTCGCCGCGGGCCTCGGACGAATCTTTCTCCTGCCTGCCTCTGCCGCCGCAGTCACAGAAGGACGAGCTGACGGACGCCGCAGCGTTGCAGCAGCCCCGGATCGGCCCTGCCGTCGACGACTTCTGCCTGCAGCAGGCCTTCTTCGCCGCGCCGCAACCAAGAAACGAAGCGCCGCCCCAGCAGCCGCCGGCCAAACCACGAACTTCCTACCACAATAACGGCGTTGGCGGACCGACACGATCGAAGAGAAA GAAGAAGAAGAGCCAGGTGAGCAACAAGGAGGTGAAGCGGGTGCCCGTGGGCGCGTCTCCGGACCCCTGGGCGTGGCGCAAGTACGGGCAGAAGCCGATCAAGGGGTCGCCGTACCCGCGCGGCTACTACCGGTGCAGCACCGACAAGGACTGCAGGGCGCGGAAGCAGGTGGAGCGCTGCCGCACCGACCCCTCCACTCTCATCGTCTGCTACACCGGCGAGCACAGCCACCCAGTCCCACTCCATCGCAACGCCCTCGCTGGCACCACGCGCAACAAGCCGCAGCCAGCACCGTCCACCTCCCCAGCCGACCAGCCTCCAGCTGCGTCGCCGAtcgacactactactactacgatGCTTTGTCCGTCCGTGGGAgtggagtacaaggaggaggaggaggtcaacACTGTCGCCGCCAGTCTGCTGCTCGAGGATCCGGAGATGGAGGGAGAGGAAGACGTGCTGTTATTCCTCAAGCCTGCTCCGGATGCGGACAATGGCACTGGCAGAGGCTCGGCGAAAGTCATGCCACTCTCGAAGCTCCACGAGCTTCCACTTCCAGCAATGACGAGCAGCAGCAGAACGAGCGATGGATCAGGGGCGGCTCCAGCGGCCATGAACGCCCACGAGAAGTGGGAGGCTgcagcggtggtggcggcgacgAACTGGGGCTGA